Proteins encoded together in one Anguilla anguilla isolate fAngAng1 chromosome 9, fAngAng1.pri, whole genome shotgun sequence window:
- the tp53 gene encoding cellular tumor antigen p53 isoform X1: MTEQEGTGALEYSLSQDETFQALWNTVTVPTEDEGWGSLDNVSVPDALNCDHLQFQQYLVGSPLQDGFDEKLFDVPATPAPPQPSGSALDSGAPPASTVPTTTDYPGEFGFLLRFQKSSTAKSVTCTYSPELNKLFCQLAKTCPVQMQVTHTPPPGAVLRATAVYKKSEHVAEVVRRCPHHERTSENNDDSTPRSHLIRVEGSQRAWYTEDSNTLRHSVLVPYEPPQLGSECTTVLYNFMCNSSCMGGMNRRPILTIITLETQEGQVLGRRSFEVRVCACPGRDRKTEEDNHRKQQEKSGTKTGGGAKRTFKESSLPSSQPEDSKKTKTTSSNEEEIFTLQVRGKKRFEMLKMINDSLELKDLVPAADQDKYRQKLHSKSTSKREREREGVEPKKGKRLLVKEEKSDSD; encoded by the exons ATGACTGAGCAGGAGGGGACTGGGGCCCTGGAGTACAGCCTGAGCCAGGACGAGACTTTTCAGGCCCTGTGGAACACTGT GACTGTTCCCACTGAAGATGAGGGCTGGGGAAGTCTGGATAATGTAAGTGTGCCTGATGCACTGAATTGTGACCATTTGCAGTTCCAG CAGTACCTGGTGGGGAGCCCTCTGCAGGACGGGTTTGATGAGAAGCTGTTTGACGTCCCAGCGACCCCGGCCCCCCCTCAGCCCTCGGGCTCCGCCCTGGACAGCGGGGCCCCCCCTGCCTCCACCGTCCCAACCACCACGGACTACCCCGGCGAGTTTGGGTTCCTGCTGCGCTTTCAAAAGTCAAGTACTGCCAAGTCTGTGACGTGCACC TATTCGCCGGAGCTGAATAAGCTGTTCTGTCAGCTAGCGAAGACGTGCCCGGTGCAGATGCAGGTgacccacacccctccccccggggCCGTCCTGCGCGCCACCGCCGTCTACAAGAAATCCGAGCACGTGGCCGAGGTGGTGCGCCGCTGCCCCCACCACGAGAGGACCTCcgaaaacaatgacg ATTCCACCCCTCGTAGTCACCTGATTCGGGTGGAGGGCAGCCAGCGCGCCTGGTACACTGAGGACAGCAACACCCTCAGACACAGCGTCCTGGTGCCCTATGAGCCTCCACAG CTGGGTTCAGAGTGCACCACTGTCCTCTACAACTTCATGTGCAACAGCAGCTGCATGGGCGGGATGAATCGCAGGCCCATCCTCACCATCATCACTTTGGAGACACAGGA AGGTCAGGTGTTGGGCCGGCGCAGTTTTGAGGTCCGTGTTTGCGCCTGTCCGGGTCGCGACAGGAAGACCGAGGAGGACAaccacaggaagcagcaggaGAAGAGCGGCACCAAGACCGGCGGCGGCGCCAAGCGCA CATTCAAAGAGTCTTCCCTGCCATCTTCACAGCCGGAAGACAGCAAAAAAACCAAGACCACCTCCAGCAATGAGGAAGAGATCTTCACCCTACAG GTTCGTGGGAAGAAGAGGTTTGAGATGTTAAAGATGATTAACGACTCTCTGGAGCTGAAAGACCTGGTGCCAGCTGCTGATCAGGACAAGTACCGGCAGAAGCT gcACTCCAAGAGTACCAGCAAGCGAGAGAGGGAACGCGAAGGAGTGGAGCCCAAGAAAGGGAAAAGGCTTCTTGTGAAGGAGGAGAAGAGCGACTCTGATTGA
- the tp53 gene encoding cellular tumor antigen p53 isoform X4 produces MTEQEGTGALEYSLSQDETFQALWNTVTVPTEDEGWGSLDNYLVGSPLQDGFDEKLFDVPATPAPPQPSGSALDSGAPPASTVPTTTDYPGEFGFLLRFQKSSTAKSVTCTYSPELNKLFCQLAKTCPVQMQVTHTPPPGAVLRATAVYKKSEHVAEVVRRCPHHERTSENNDDSTPRSHLIRVEGSQRAWYTEDSNTLRHSVLVPYEPPQLGSECTTVLYNFMCNSSCMGGMNRRPILTIITLETQEGQVLGRRSFEVRVCACPGRDRKTEEDNHRKQQEKSGTKTGGGAKRTFKESSLPSSQPEDSKKTKTTSSNEEEIFTLQVRGKKRFEMLKMINDSLELKDLVPAADQDKYRQKLHSKSTSKREREREGVEPKKGKRLLVKEEKSDSD; encoded by the exons ATGACTGAGCAGGAGGGGACTGGGGCCCTGGAGTACAGCCTGAGCCAGGACGAGACTTTTCAGGCCCTGTGGAACACTGT GACTGTTCCCACTGAAGATGAGGGCTGGGGAAGTCTGGATAAT TACCTGGTGGGGAGCCCTCTGCAGGACGGGTTTGATGAGAAGCTGTTTGACGTCCCAGCGACCCCGGCCCCCCCTCAGCCCTCGGGCTCCGCCCTGGACAGCGGGGCCCCCCCTGCCTCCACCGTCCCAACCACCACGGACTACCCCGGCGAGTTTGGGTTCCTGCTGCGCTTTCAAAAGTCAAGTACTGCCAAGTCTGTGACGTGCACC TATTCGCCGGAGCTGAATAAGCTGTTCTGTCAGCTAGCGAAGACGTGCCCGGTGCAGATGCAGGTgacccacacccctccccccggggCCGTCCTGCGCGCCACCGCCGTCTACAAGAAATCCGAGCACGTGGCCGAGGTGGTGCGCCGCTGCCCCCACCACGAGAGGACCTCcgaaaacaatgacg ATTCCACCCCTCGTAGTCACCTGATTCGGGTGGAGGGCAGCCAGCGCGCCTGGTACACTGAGGACAGCAACACCCTCAGACACAGCGTCCTGGTGCCCTATGAGCCTCCACAG CTGGGTTCAGAGTGCACCACTGTCCTCTACAACTTCATGTGCAACAGCAGCTGCATGGGCGGGATGAATCGCAGGCCCATCCTCACCATCATCACTTTGGAGACACAGGA AGGTCAGGTGTTGGGCCGGCGCAGTTTTGAGGTCCGTGTTTGCGCCTGTCCGGGTCGCGACAGGAAGACCGAGGAGGACAaccacaggaagcagcaggaGAAGAGCGGCACCAAGACCGGCGGCGGCGCCAAGCGCA CATTCAAAGAGTCTTCCCTGCCATCTTCACAGCCGGAAGACAGCAAAAAAACCAAGACCACCTCCAGCAATGAGGAAGAGATCTTCACCCTACAG GTTCGTGGGAAGAAGAGGTTTGAGATGTTAAAGATGATTAACGACTCTCTGGAGCTGAAAGACCTGGTGCCAGCTGCTGATCAGGACAAGTACCGGCAGAAGCT gcACTCCAAGAGTACCAGCAAGCGAGAGAGGGAACGCGAAGGAGTGGAGCCCAAGAAAGGGAAAAGGCTTCTTGTGAAGGAGGAGAAGAGCGACTCTGATTGA
- the LOC118235845 gene encoding E3 ubiquitin-protein ligase TRIM21-like — MKSILKDKNIKDPRMRVNVETAGQSHSIGAVRWTHLEDDLQAHSSVPSTSSSASKTKDLRDLRNLQECVQFIHQWKKEVDQLCKPGSNTGKGSKKAEKTDPHTEHSKEDCRKLILKWADELNNVDMLFQQSPWRQETAAAEEQESKAEGMDPNQQGQLRIMEWAKELQSLSKVNGVTREDLGLMLHQLEVRKRKLANLLPFLEFITWSLLKDDNKGVVPQLWLLTKQRSWKLGMPKYIPNSVWCWIYSAKANVTLDPMTNHPWLLLSDDCKKVQEALAEAEVTYSKQRFDSWPCVLGWEGYSSGRHYWEVDLANNGYWRVGLTTGSSKRQGRFPMIPSEGYWTLWRSTRQFYACTKPETPLPLNQVSRKLGVYLDYEEGQISFYNMDDKSHIFTFTDNFREKLYPLFAPLDGRTLITVSSPSSDRSLS; from the exons ATGAAGAGTATTCTGAAAGACAAAAACATCA AGGACCCCCGCATGCGGGTGAATGTGGAGACCGCTGGCCAAAGCCACTCCATTGGGGCCGTGCGCTGGACACACCTGGAGGATGACCTACAGGCACACAGCAGCGTCCCCAGCACCAGCAGCTCTGCCTCTAAGACTAAG GATCTGAGAGACCTGCGCAATCTGCAGGAGTGTGTTCAGTTCATTCATCAGTGGAAGAAGGAGGTGGACCAGCTTTGCAAG CCTGGCAGTAACACAGGAAAAGGCAGTAAGAAGGCAGAGAAAACAGACCCTCATACTGAGCACAGCAAGGAGGACTGCCGAAAACTCATCCTGAAGTGGGCAGACGAGCTCAACAATGTGGACATg CTGTTTCAGCAGAGTCCATGGAGACAGGAGACCGCTGCAgcagaggagcaggagagcaaGGCTGAGGGCATGGACCCCAACCAACAGGGGCAACTGAGGATCATGGAGTGGGCCAAAGAGTTACAGAGCCTATCCAAG GTCAACGGTGTGACAAGGGAGGATCTGGGTCTGATGCTGCACCAGCTAGAAGTGAGAAAGAGGAAACTGGCAAACCTTCTTCCCTTCCTGGAGTTCATCACATGGTCCTTGCTGAAGGATGACAATAAG GGTGTTGTACCCCAGCTGTGGTTGTTAACAAAGCAGCGCTCATGGAAATtag GAATGCCAAAATACATCCCAAATTcag TCTGGTGCTGGATCTACAGCGCCAAAG CGAATGTAACTCTGGACCCCATGACCAACCACCCCTGGCTGTTGCTCTCTGATGACTGTAAGAAGGTCCAGGAGGCCCTGGCCGAGGCAGAGGTGACCTACAGCAAGCAACGCTTCGACAGCTGGCCATGCGTCCTTGGCTGGGAGGGCTACTCCAGCGGCCGGCACTACTGGGAAGTAGACCTGGCCAACAACGGCTACTGGAGGGTGGGGCTAACCACAGGGTCCTCCAAGAGGCAAGGTCGCTTTCCCATGATCCCCAGCGAGGGCTACTGGACCCTGTGGCGAAGCACTCGTCAGTTCTATGCCTGCACCAAGCCTGAGACCCCACTCCCCCTGAATCAGGTGTCACGTAAGTTGGGAGTTTACCTGGACTACGAGGAGGGCCAGATATCCTTCTACAACATGGATGACAAGTCGCACATCTTTACGTTCACTGACAACTTCCGCGAGAAGCTCTACCCGCTCTTCGCCCCGCTGGATGGGCGTACCCTCATCACGGTCTCTTCACCCAGTTCGGATCGCTCTCTCTCATAA
- the tp53 gene encoding cellular tumor antigen p53 isoform X3 gives MTEQEGTGALEYSLSQDETFQALWNTVTVPTEDEGWGSLDNQYLVGSPLQDGFDEKLFDVPATPAPPQPSGSALDSGAPPASTVPTTTDYPGEFGFLLRFQKSSTAKSVTCTYSPELNKLFCQLAKTCPVQMQVTHTPPPGAVLRATAVYKKSEHVAEVVRRCPHHERTSENNDDSTPRSHLIRVEGSQRAWYTEDSNTLRHSVLVPYEPPQLGSECTTVLYNFMCNSSCMGGMNRRPILTIITLETQEGQVLGRRSFEVRVCACPGRDRKTEEDNHRKQQEKSGTKTGGGAKRTFKESSLPSSQPEDSKKTKTTSSNEEEIFTLQVRGKKRFEMLKMINDSLELKDLVPAADQDKYRQKLHSKSTSKREREREGVEPKKGKRLLVKEEKSDSD, from the exons ATGACTGAGCAGGAGGGGACTGGGGCCCTGGAGTACAGCCTGAGCCAGGACGAGACTTTTCAGGCCCTGTGGAACACTGT GACTGTTCCCACTGAAGATGAGGGCTGGGGAAGTCTGGATAAT CAGTACCTGGTGGGGAGCCCTCTGCAGGACGGGTTTGATGAGAAGCTGTTTGACGTCCCAGCGACCCCGGCCCCCCCTCAGCCCTCGGGCTCCGCCCTGGACAGCGGGGCCCCCCCTGCCTCCACCGTCCCAACCACCACGGACTACCCCGGCGAGTTTGGGTTCCTGCTGCGCTTTCAAAAGTCAAGTACTGCCAAGTCTGTGACGTGCACC TATTCGCCGGAGCTGAATAAGCTGTTCTGTCAGCTAGCGAAGACGTGCCCGGTGCAGATGCAGGTgacccacacccctccccccggggCCGTCCTGCGCGCCACCGCCGTCTACAAGAAATCCGAGCACGTGGCCGAGGTGGTGCGCCGCTGCCCCCACCACGAGAGGACCTCcgaaaacaatgacg ATTCCACCCCTCGTAGTCACCTGATTCGGGTGGAGGGCAGCCAGCGCGCCTGGTACACTGAGGACAGCAACACCCTCAGACACAGCGTCCTGGTGCCCTATGAGCCTCCACAG CTGGGTTCAGAGTGCACCACTGTCCTCTACAACTTCATGTGCAACAGCAGCTGCATGGGCGGGATGAATCGCAGGCCCATCCTCACCATCATCACTTTGGAGACACAGGA AGGTCAGGTGTTGGGCCGGCGCAGTTTTGAGGTCCGTGTTTGCGCCTGTCCGGGTCGCGACAGGAAGACCGAGGAGGACAaccacaggaagcagcaggaGAAGAGCGGCACCAAGACCGGCGGCGGCGCCAAGCGCA CATTCAAAGAGTCTTCCCTGCCATCTTCACAGCCGGAAGACAGCAAAAAAACCAAGACCACCTCCAGCAATGAGGAAGAGATCTTCACCCTACAG GTTCGTGGGAAGAAGAGGTTTGAGATGTTAAAGATGATTAACGACTCTCTGGAGCTGAAAGACCTGGTGCCAGCTGCTGATCAGGACAAGTACCGGCAGAAGCT gcACTCCAAGAGTACCAGCAAGCGAGAGAGGGAACGCGAAGGAGTGGAGCCCAAGAAAGGGAAAAGGCTTCTTGTGAAGGAGGAGAAGAGCGACTCTGATTGA
- the tp53 gene encoding cellular tumor antigen p53 isoform X2 — protein sequence MTEQEGTGALEYSLSQDETFQALWNTVTVPTEDEGWGSLDNVSVPDALNCDHLQFQYLVGSPLQDGFDEKLFDVPATPAPPQPSGSALDSGAPPASTVPTTTDYPGEFGFLLRFQKSSTAKSVTCTYSPELNKLFCQLAKTCPVQMQVTHTPPPGAVLRATAVYKKSEHVAEVVRRCPHHERTSENNDDSTPRSHLIRVEGSQRAWYTEDSNTLRHSVLVPYEPPQLGSECTTVLYNFMCNSSCMGGMNRRPILTIITLETQEGQVLGRRSFEVRVCACPGRDRKTEEDNHRKQQEKSGTKTGGGAKRTFKESSLPSSQPEDSKKTKTTSSNEEEIFTLQVRGKKRFEMLKMINDSLELKDLVPAADQDKYRQKLHSKSTSKREREREGVEPKKGKRLLVKEEKSDSD from the exons ATGACTGAGCAGGAGGGGACTGGGGCCCTGGAGTACAGCCTGAGCCAGGACGAGACTTTTCAGGCCCTGTGGAACACTGT GACTGTTCCCACTGAAGATGAGGGCTGGGGAAGTCTGGATAATGTAAGTGTGCCTGATGCACTGAATTGTGACCATTTGCAGTTCCAG TACCTGGTGGGGAGCCCTCTGCAGGACGGGTTTGATGAGAAGCTGTTTGACGTCCCAGCGACCCCGGCCCCCCCTCAGCCCTCGGGCTCCGCCCTGGACAGCGGGGCCCCCCCTGCCTCCACCGTCCCAACCACCACGGACTACCCCGGCGAGTTTGGGTTCCTGCTGCGCTTTCAAAAGTCAAGTACTGCCAAGTCTGTGACGTGCACC TATTCGCCGGAGCTGAATAAGCTGTTCTGTCAGCTAGCGAAGACGTGCCCGGTGCAGATGCAGGTgacccacacccctccccccggggCCGTCCTGCGCGCCACCGCCGTCTACAAGAAATCCGAGCACGTGGCCGAGGTGGTGCGCCGCTGCCCCCACCACGAGAGGACCTCcgaaaacaatgacg ATTCCACCCCTCGTAGTCACCTGATTCGGGTGGAGGGCAGCCAGCGCGCCTGGTACACTGAGGACAGCAACACCCTCAGACACAGCGTCCTGGTGCCCTATGAGCCTCCACAG CTGGGTTCAGAGTGCACCACTGTCCTCTACAACTTCATGTGCAACAGCAGCTGCATGGGCGGGATGAATCGCAGGCCCATCCTCACCATCATCACTTTGGAGACACAGGA AGGTCAGGTGTTGGGCCGGCGCAGTTTTGAGGTCCGTGTTTGCGCCTGTCCGGGTCGCGACAGGAAGACCGAGGAGGACAaccacaggaagcagcaggaGAAGAGCGGCACCAAGACCGGCGGCGGCGCCAAGCGCA CATTCAAAGAGTCTTCCCTGCCATCTTCACAGCCGGAAGACAGCAAAAAAACCAAGACCACCTCCAGCAATGAGGAAGAGATCTTCACCCTACAG GTTCGTGGGAAGAAGAGGTTTGAGATGTTAAAGATGATTAACGACTCTCTGGAGCTGAAAGACCTGGTGCCAGCTGCTGATCAGGACAAGTACCGGCAGAAGCT gcACTCCAAGAGTACCAGCAAGCGAGAGAGGGAACGCGAAGGAGTGGAGCCCAAGAAAGGGAAAAGGCTTCTTGTGAAGGAGGAGAAGAGCGACTCTGATTGA